One Fontisphaera persica DNA window includes the following coding sequences:
- a CDS encoding ArsR/SmtB family transcription factor → MGKKPVSRVPADQGLHVIAARFRLLGDVHRLKIIDLLDDGVKERSLADIKSHLRLNQATLDKHLRALTSAGVLGKRKDGHTVWYSLIDPSVHELCELVGESVQQRLAAHFKHYEDYEV, encoded by the coding sequence ATGGGAAAAAAACCAGTCAGCCGGGTGCCTGCGGATCAAGGGTTGCATGTCATTGCCGCCCGCTTCCGCCTTTTAGGTGATGTCCACCGCCTCAAAATCATTGACTTGCTGGATGACGGCGTAAAGGAGCGCTCTTTGGCCGACATCAAATCCCACCTGCGCCTCAACCAGGCCACCCTGGACAAACACCTGCGCGCCCTGACCAGCGCCGGCGTGCTCGGCAAACGCAAGGACGGCCACACCGTCTGGTACTCCCTCATTGACCCCAGCGTGCACGAACTGTGCGAACTGGTGGGCGAAAGCGTCCAACAACGCCTCGCCGCCCACTTCAAGCACTACGAAGATTACGAAGTGTAA
- a CDS encoding alkaline phosphatase family protein produces the protein MQRVAVINVVGLTSRLLQSGHLPRLQRWRQRGWLAPIQPAFPAVTCTAQANYLTGCLPAQHGIVGNGWYHRELAEVHFWKQSNHLVTAPKIWERLRQRHPGFTCAKLFWWFNMYSSADWSITPRPMYPADGRKIFDIYTWPFELKPDLKRELGEFPFPTFWGPAAGVASPQGPPEAASRWIAAAAQWMERKFQPHLHLIYLPHLDYNLQRHGPDAPTVPADLQRVDEITGELLDFFTGRGVAPVVLSEYGLVPVHQPVHLNRLLRQEAWLVLKEELGRELLDAGASRAFAVADHQVAHVYVKNPADLPAVRRLLEKTPGVARVLGPEEIAAAGLRHPRAGDLIAVAAPNAWFTYYYWLDDTRAPDFARTVDIHRKPGYDPVELFLDPALRFPRLKIGWRLLQKRLGFRMLMDVIPLEASLVKGSHGAPPAEAADYPVFIAPCPLPESPPQLPSTAIAAALEAVVESRMP, from the coding sequence ATGCAACGGGTTGCCGTCATCAACGTGGTGGGACTGACTTCCCGCCTCCTGCAATCCGGACACCTGCCCCGCTTGCAGCGCTGGCGGCAACGCGGCTGGCTGGCGCCCATCCAACCCGCTTTCCCCGCCGTCACCTGCACCGCCCAGGCCAATTACCTCACCGGCTGCCTCCCCGCCCAACACGGCATCGTGGGCAATGGCTGGTACCACCGCGAGCTGGCCGAGGTGCATTTCTGGAAACAATCTAATCACCTGGTCACCGCCCCCAAAATCTGGGAGCGCCTGCGCCAGCGGCATCCGGGATTCACCTGCGCCAAGCTCTTCTGGTGGTTCAATATGTATTCCTCCGCCGACTGGAGCATCACCCCGCGCCCCATGTACCCGGCGGATGGCCGCAAAATCTTCGACATTTACACCTGGCCCTTCGAGTTGAAACCGGACCTCAAGCGCGAGCTGGGAGAGTTTCCCTTTCCCACCTTCTGGGGGCCGGCGGCGGGCGTGGCCTCGCCCCAGGGGCCACCCGAGGCCGCCAGCCGCTGGATCGCCGCTGCGGCGCAGTGGATGGAGCGCAAATTCCAGCCGCATTTGCATCTCATCTACCTGCCCCACCTGGATTACAATTTGCAACGTCACGGGCCGGACGCGCCCACGGTCCCGGCGGACTTGCAGCGGGTGGATGAAATCACCGGCGAGCTGCTCGATTTCTTCACTGGCCGCGGCGTGGCGCCGGTGGTGCTTTCCGAATACGGCCTGGTGCCGGTTCATCAACCCGTGCATTTGAACCGCCTGCTGCGCCAGGAAGCATGGCTGGTCCTCAAGGAGGAGCTGGGGCGCGAGCTGCTGGATGCCGGCGCCAGCCGCGCCTTTGCTGTGGCCGATCACCAGGTGGCCCATGTATATGTTAAAAATCCCGCCGACCTGCCCGCCGTGCGCCGGCTGCTGGAAAAAACACCGGGCGTTGCCCGGGTGTTGGGGCCGGAAGAAATCGCCGCGGCCGGACTGCGGCATCCCCGGGCGGGCGATTTAATCGCAGTGGCGGCGCCCAACGCCTGGTTTACTTACTATTACTGGCTCGACGACACCCGGGCACCGGACTTTGCGCGCACCGTGGATATTCATCGCAAGCCCGGTTATGATCCGGTGGAATTATTCCTCGATCCCGCCCTGCGTTTTCCCCGGCTTAAAATCGGCTGGCGATTGCTGCAAAAAAGACTGGGATTCCGCATGCTCATGGACGTCATTCCGCTGGAGGCCTCGCTCGTCAAAGGCTCGCACGGCGCCCCCCCGGCGGAGGCGGCGGATTATCCGGTGTTCATCGCCCCGTGCCCCTTGCCGGAAAGCCCGCCCCAGCTCCCCTCTACAGCGATTGCCGCAGCCCTGGAAGCAGTGGTGGAGTCGCGCATGCCTTAA
- a CDS encoding protein-tyrosine phosphatase family protein: MPNSNAYWVKPGKLMAGEYPGHQRSEKARARLREYLEAGITFFLDLTVPGELRSYERFLYEESQELGVMPLYQRLPIPDASVPRSPEYMAQILNVIDHALAERHVVYVHCWGGIGRTGLVVGCYLVRHGMKGEQALRELGKLWKTVEKAAFYPETPETPQQRDYILNWREPAKARRA; this comes from the coding sequence TTGCCTAACTCCAATGCCTACTGGGTCAAACCAGGCAAACTCATGGCGGGGGAGTACCCGGGGCACCAGCGATCCGAAAAAGCGCGTGCGCGTTTGCGGGAATATCTGGAGGCGGGAATCACCTTTTTTCTGGACCTCACCGTCCCCGGCGAATTGCGTTCTTACGAGCGCTTTCTATATGAAGAATCGCAGGAGCTGGGCGTGATGCCCCTCTATCAACGGCTGCCCATTCCTGATGCTTCCGTGCCCCGCTCGCCGGAGTACATGGCCCAGATTCTCAATGTGATTGACCACGCCCTGGCCGAACGCCATGTGGTTTATGTGCACTGCTGGGGCGGCATCGGGCGCACCGGTCTGGTGGTGGGATGCTACCTCGTCCGCCACGGCATGAAAGGCGAGCAGGCCCTGCGCGAGCTGGGCAAATTGTGGAAAACCGTGGAAAAAGCCGCCTTTTACCCCGAAACGCCGGAGACCCCCCAGCAGCGCGATTACATCCTCAACTGGCGCGAGCCTGCCAAAGCCCGCCGTGCATAA
- a CDS encoding MlaD family protein, which translates to MRNTLETRLGIFAALAVIVAVIILELAGSKDLFMKTYPLHALFKNVHELKVGDPVKMAGVPVGRVDSVTLTNNLVRVTLRLRKDVVVRTDSKARIKFTGLMGQNFVALDFGSEKGVPLEAGKFIETVEGADLSEMLAKVDNVAAGIENITRSFSGDRIDNLLGPLTDFLKQNREPLTLTIGNLRSISDQIAQGRGTVGRLIREDTLHVTAVNTLSNFEATAVEVRSAIDEGRAVIANAKTITTNLNLALTRANEMIEGVQAGRGTMGLLLKDDKLYNETSTAMTNLREIMQKINRGQGSVGRLVNDESLFKNAKLTLQKLDKATEGLEDQGPLSVLGMAIGTLF; encoded by the coding sequence ATGCGCAACACTCTCGAAACCCGGTTGGGCATCTTTGCGGCGCTGGCGGTCATCGTGGCCGTCATCATCCTCGAACTGGCGGGCAGCAAGGACCTGTTCATGAAAACCTACCCGCTGCACGCACTTTTCAAAAATGTCCACGAGTTGAAAGTAGGCGACCCGGTTAAAATGGCGGGGGTCCCTGTGGGCCGGGTGGACAGCGTGACGCTGACCAACAATCTGGTGCGGGTCACCCTGCGCCTGCGCAAGGACGTGGTGGTGCGGACCGACTCCAAGGCGCGCATCAAATTCACCGGCCTCATGGGCCAGAACTTTGTCGCCCTTGATTTCGGTTCTGAAAAAGGCGTGCCGCTGGAAGCGGGCAAATTCATTGAAACCGTGGAAGGGGCGGACTTGAGCGAAATGCTGGCCAAGGTGGACAATGTGGCGGCGGGCATTGAAAACATCACCCGCAGTTTCAGCGGGGACCGCATTGACAACCTGCTGGGTCCGCTGACCGATTTCCTGAAACAAAACCGCGAGCCGCTCACCCTGACCATCGGCAATCTGCGCAGCATTTCCGACCAGATTGCCCAGGGACGCGGCACAGTGGGACGGTTGATTCGTGAGGACACCCTGCACGTCACCGCGGTGAACACGCTCTCCAATTTTGAAGCCACCGCCGTGGAAGTGCGCAGCGCGATTGACGAAGGCCGGGCCGTCATTGCCAACGCCAAAACCATCACCACCAACCTGAACCTGGCTTTGACCCGCGCCAACGAAATGATTGAAGGCGTGCAGGCCGGGCGGGGCACGATGGGCCTGCTGCTCAAGGACGACAAACTTTATAACGAAACCTCCACCGCCATGACCAATCTGCGGGAAATCATGCAGAAGATCAACCGCGGCCAGGGCTCGGTGGGCCGGCTCGTCAATGATGAGAGCCTTTTCAAGAACGCCAAACTCACCCTCCAGAAACTCGACAAAGCCACCGAGGGCCTGGAAGACCAGGGCCCGCTTAGCGTGCTGGGCATGGCCATCGGCACGCTGTTCTAA
- a CDS encoding ABC transporter ATP-binding protein → MNPAESKHNGVKVSVRGLRKTFGAQTVLQGLSFEVAPGELFVIMGPSGSGKSVLLRHIIGLETPDAGEILIDGQPVDGGQIMDHYRMAMVFQSGALLNSLTVGENVGLYLSEHRLKPAAEIQRIVREKLELVGMAGTENKLPGELSGGMKKRVAIARALVVEPQLILYDEPTSELDPLIAVTIAEEIVRLNDRMGATSVVVTHDRDLAFGIADRVAILLGGQLRAIGTPSQVRQCADPEVQKFLTADFKFKPQT, encoded by the coding sequence ATGAACCCGGCGGAATCCAAACACAACGGGGTCAAGGTCTCGGTGCGTGGCCTGCGGAAGACTTTTGGCGCCCAAACTGTCCTGCAAGGCTTGTCCTTCGAGGTGGCGCCCGGCGAACTGTTTGTCATCATGGGCCCCAGCGGCAGCGGCAAAAGTGTCCTGCTGCGCCATATCATCGGACTGGAAACGCCCGACGCCGGGGAAATCCTCATTGACGGCCAGCCGGTGGACGGCGGGCAAATCATGGACCATTACCGCATGGCGATGGTCTTTCAGAGCGGCGCGCTGCTCAACTCCCTCACGGTGGGCGAGAATGTGGGACTTTACCTGAGCGAGCACCGGCTCAAACCCGCCGCGGAAATCCAGCGCATTGTACGTGAAAAACTGGAGCTGGTGGGCATGGCGGGCACCGAAAACAAGCTCCCCGGCGAGCTGTCCGGGGGCATGAAAAAGCGGGTGGCCATTGCGCGCGCGCTGGTGGTGGAGCCACAGCTTATTTTGTATGATGAGCCCACCAGCGAGCTGGACCCCCTGATTGCCGTGACCATTGCCGAGGAAATCGTGCGCCTGAATGACCGCATGGGGGCCACCTCCGTGGTGGTGACCCACGATCGCGATCTGGCCTTTGGCATCGCCGACCGCGTGGCCATTCTACTGGGGGGACAGCTCCGCGCCATTGGTACCCCCTCGCAGGTCCGGCAATGCGCCGACCCCGAAGTGCAGAAATTTTTAACCGCAGACTTCAAGTTCAAACCTCAAACCTGA
- a CDS encoding MlaE family ABC transporter permease translates to MFQNIGEMLILFWRTLQALPLWLRHRQKIMDQMFEIGNASLLMACILSLFIGGVLTLQTGPVLAERGLASLLGGVVGISICKELAPVMMSILIAGRIGSAMAAEIGSMKVYQELDALRTLNINPVHYLVLPRMLAIAVALPTLVLFAVLTGWLGGAVVAHYNQSIAISFATYFNNLQEVVELGDLAHGLFKTFCFAVVVGLVSCHQGLVTIGGPRGIGRSVTKAVVNSIVLILILDYFVTRLLLYFEE, encoded by the coding sequence ATGTTTCAAAACATTGGCGAAATGTTGATTCTATTCTGGCGCACGCTGCAAGCGCTGCCCTTGTGGCTGCGGCATCGCCAGAAAATCATGGATCAGATGTTTGAGATTGGCAACGCCAGTCTGCTCATGGCGTGCATCCTGTCCCTTTTCATCGGCGGGGTGCTCACCTTGCAAACCGGCCCCGTGCTGGCCGAGCGCGGGCTGGCCAGCCTGTTGGGCGGCGTGGTCGGCATCAGCATTTGCAAGGAGCTGGCCCCCGTCATGATGTCCATCCTGATTGCCGGGCGCATCGGCTCCGCCATGGCGGCCGAAATCGGCTCCATGAAGGTCTATCAGGAACTGGACGCCCTGCGCACGCTTAACATCAATCCCGTCCATTACCTGGTGCTGCCCCGCATGTTGGCCATCGCCGTGGCACTGCCCACCCTGGTTTTATTTGCGGTGTTAACCGGCTGGCTGGGCGGGGCGGTGGTGGCTCACTACAACCAGTCCATCGCCATTTCCTTTGCCACTTACTTCAACAACCTGCAGGAAGTGGTCGAGCTGGGGGACCTGGCGCATGGCCTCTTCAAGACTTTCTGCTTCGCCGTCGTGGTGGGCCTGGTTTCCTGCCATCAAGGGCTGGTCACCATCGGCGGGCCCCGCGGCATCGGGCGCTCGGTCACCAAGGCGGTGGTCAACTCCATCGTGCTGATTTTGATTCTCGATTATTTCGTGACCCGCTTGCTGCTTTATTTTGAGGAATGA
- a CDS encoding DUF1501 domain-containing protein encodes MTTPARIPAPSRRDFLKTASAALLGALAAGFPRRLEAEDAPKIEPAADRLIILWMAGGMAHTETFDPKRYTPFEKGIKPSDVLSTFPSIPTAVDGIRFSAGLENLARVMDRGTLIRSYTAGDLGFILHSRHQYQWHTGYAPPQTVAAPHIGSVIARTLGPLNPALPAFINIGQRFDVGEGEELKAFTTAGFLGSEYGPFNVPFPEQAARAIQPPEGMTPSRFQNRERFYRQLLASSPVMRYGSEYQRESLLRAVDNAHRLLNSPAAKAFDLSLEPEASLRQYTGGITDLAKLSEAKQTRDGSYEKSTIGRFGLGCLLARRLAEAGARFIEVTTEYIPFLNWDTHENGHEKLVHMKQAIDAPIARLILDLEERGLLERTLVVLASEFSRDSLVEGKPDKKVKDQVDVPDTINDLKHYGMHRHFTDAGCVLLWGGGVKKGYLHGLTAEERPCKTLRDRVVIEDLHATLYYLMGISPQLAYEVEKRPFYITRDGLGQPIKAVMARG; translated from the coding sequence ATGACGACACCGGCACGCATTCCTGCGCCCTCCAGACGGGATTTTCTCAAAACCGCTTCCGCGGCCCTCCTTGGCGCTTTGGCGGCGGGGTTCCCGCGCCGGCTGGAGGCGGAAGACGCCCCTAAAATTGAGCCGGCCGCGGACCGTCTCATCATCCTTTGGATGGCGGGCGGCATGGCCCATACCGAGACCTTTGATCCCAAGCGCTACACGCCCTTTGAAAAAGGCATTAAACCCTCGGATGTCCTGAGCACCTTTCCCAGCATCCCCACCGCCGTGGACGGCATCCGTTTTTCCGCCGGTCTGGAAAACCTGGCCCGGGTGATGGACCGCGGCACCTTGATTCGTTCCTACACCGCCGGCGATTTGGGCTTTATTCTGCACTCGCGCCATCAATACCAGTGGCACACTGGCTATGCGCCGCCGCAAACCGTGGCCGCCCCCCATATCGGCTCGGTGATTGCGCGCACCCTGGGCCCGCTCAACCCGGCCCTGCCCGCCTTTATTAACATTGGCCAGCGGTTTGATGTGGGGGAGGGGGAGGAACTCAAGGCCTTTACCACGGCGGGCTTTTTGGGCAGTGAATATGGGCCGTTCAACGTGCCGTTTCCGGAGCAGGCCGCGCGGGCCATTCAACCGCCGGAAGGCATGACCCCGAGCCGTTTCCAAAACCGGGAGCGCTTTTACCGCCAGTTGCTGGCCAGCAGCCCGGTAATGCGTTACGGCAGCGAATACCAGCGCGAGTCCCTGCTGCGGGCAGTGGATAACGCGCACCGGCTGCTGAACTCGCCCGCGGCCAAGGCCTTTGATTTGAGCCTGGAACCGGAAGCTTCCCTGCGCCAGTACACCGGCGGCATTACGGACCTGGCCAAACTCTCCGAAGCCAAACAAACCCGGGACGGCTCCTACGAAAAAAGCACCATCGGGCGGTTTGGGCTGGGGTGTTTGCTCGCCCGCCGGCTGGCCGAGGCTGGGGCGCGCTTCATTGAAGTCACCACCGAATACATTCCCTTCCTGAATTGGGACACCCACGAGAACGGCCATGAAAAACTCGTCCACATGAAACAGGCCATTGACGCCCCCATTGCCCGGCTCATCCTTGACCTGGAAGAGCGCGGGCTGCTGGAGCGCACGCTGGTGGTGCTGGCCAGCGAGTTCAGCCGTGACTCGCTGGTGGAGGGCAAACCGGACAAGAAAGTCAAAGACCAGGTGGACGTGCCCGATACCATCAACGACCTGAAACATTACGGCATGCACCGGCATTTCACCGATGCGGGGTGTGTGTTGTTATGGGGCGGCGGGGTGAAAAAAGGGTATTTGCATGGCCTGACCGCCGAGGAGCGGCCCTGCAAAACCCTGCGGGACCGGGTGGTGATTGAGGACCTCCACGCCACGCTTTATTATTTGATGGGCATCTCGCCCCAACTGGCTTACGAGGTGGAAAAACGCCCCTTCTACATCACCCGCGACGGCCTCGGCCAGCCCATCAAGGCCGTCATGGCCAGAGGATGA
- a CDS encoding DUF1549 domain-containing protein, whose protein sequence is MHSLRSWGLVWLGLLSGCWTWAALSPAQRQQLPPAAARTVDFVKDIQPILQVSCAQCHGRGKDKGGFKIDTREDFLRGGDSGPAARAGDSAGSLVIEMVSGLDPDNIMPKKGKRLTAQQVGLLRAWIDQGLPWPPEITFARQPVHNLHPRRVEPPPPTALSGPHPVDRWLAGYYQQHGVPARSPAPEAAWARRVYLDVLGVLPTPQELEAFLADRRPDKQERLVRQLLQDNHRYAEHWLSFWNDLLRNDYKGTGYIDGGRKQITAWLYSALATNKPYDQMVRELLHPRPEAEGFLKGIVWRGAVNSSQTPAMQAAQNVSQVFMGVNLKCASCHDSFINDYTLAGTYALANVFSEEPLEIFECDKPTGRKAGYAFLYPELGALTPSTNRQERLREIAALMTSDRNGRLPRTLVNRLWARFFGRGLVEPVDEMDGPAWHPELLDWLAEDFVAHGYDLKHLMATILTSRAYQRAAVPGTEAASEAYVFRGPLVRRLTAEQFRDVLAEITGVGYPSPAATVDWLLTEPPALQTQRLEQIRVLQVTHSPESATNRWMTWFAREWVLASRPAEALAVLAANLEWKLYINGQAVGDTRAPETPAVLDLTPHLRAGLNVLAVRVGRKPEKPPFPTTRSLAASLRVKSEGLVWELDTAQHWRFYAAGTNDWNALPPTAEWEAVSPESVKREADWLNERQFAAAIHSLERWGRYRSAWVAADPLAVALDRPNREQVCTARPNQATTLQALELANGKTLAALLRQAAARLHERYPHPPEALVQSVYRHALGRAPTSREHALIRAYLKAHPGKEGIEDFLWSLAMLPEFQMIY, encoded by the coding sequence ATGCATTCCCTGCGCTCATGGGGCCTGGTGTGGCTTGGGTTGTTGTCCGGTTGCTGGACCTGGGCCGCTTTGTCTCCCGCGCAACGGCAGCAATTGCCACCCGCGGCGGCCCGCACGGTGGATTTTGTCAAGGACATTCAGCCCATCCTGCAGGTCAGTTGCGCCCAATGCCATGGCCGGGGCAAGGACAAGGGAGGCTTCAAGATAGACACCCGCGAGGATTTTCTGCGAGGCGGCGATTCCGGCCCTGCCGCCCGCGCGGGCGACAGCGCTGGCAGCCTGGTCATTGAGATGGTCAGTGGCCTGGACCCGGACAATATCATGCCCAAAAAGGGCAAGCGTCTCACCGCGCAGCAGGTGGGGCTGTTGCGGGCGTGGATAGACCAGGGACTGCCGTGGCCGCCCGAAATCACCTTTGCGCGGCAGCCGGTGCATAATTTGCATCCCCGCCGGGTGGAGCCGCCCCCGCCCACCGCCCTCAGTGGGCCGCATCCCGTGGACCGCTGGCTGGCAGGTTACTATCAGCAACACGGCGTGCCGGCGCGCTCGCCCGCGCCCGAAGCGGCTTGGGCCAGGCGGGTTTATCTGGATGTCTTGGGGGTTTTACCGACGCCGCAGGAGCTGGAAGCGTTTTTGGCGGATCGGCGCCCGGACAAGCAGGAGCGGCTGGTGCGGCAATTGTTGCAAGACAACCATCGCTACGCGGAGCACTGGCTCTCCTTTTGGAATGATTTGCTCCGCAACGATTACAAGGGTACGGGCTACATTGACGGCGGGCGCAAACAAATCACCGCCTGGCTCTACAGCGCCCTGGCCACCAACAAGCCTTATGACCAGATGGTGCGGGAGCTGTTGCATCCGCGGCCCGAAGCCGAGGGTTTCCTCAAGGGCATCGTCTGGCGCGGCGCGGTCAATTCCAGCCAGACCCCGGCCATGCAGGCCGCGCAAAATGTCTCGCAGGTCTTCATGGGCGTGAATCTCAAGTGCGCCTCCTGCCATGACAGTTTCATCAATGATTACACCCTGGCGGGCACGTACGCGCTGGCCAATGTCTTCAGTGAAGAACCGCTGGAAATTTTTGAATGCGACAAACCCACCGGCCGCAAGGCGGGCTACGCTTTCCTCTATCCCGAGCTGGGCGCGTTGACGCCCTCGACCAACCGCCAGGAGCGCCTGCGAGAAATCGCCGCCCTCATGACCAGCGACCGCAACGGCCGCCTGCCCCGCACGCTGGTCAACCGCCTCTGGGCGCGTTTCTTTGGCCGCGGGCTGGTGGAGCCGGTGGATGAAATGGACGGCCCGGCGTGGCATCCTGAATTGCTTGACTGGCTGGCGGAAGACTTTGTGGCCCACGGCTATGACCTCAAACACCTCATGGCCACGATATTGACCTCGCGCGCCTACCAGCGGGCGGCCGTCCCGGGAACGGAGGCAGCCTCCGAGGCTTATGTTTTTCGTGGCCCGCTGGTGCGGCGGCTCACCGCGGAACAATTCCGGGATGTCCTGGCCGAAATCACCGGCGTGGGCTATCCCTCGCCCGCGGCCACGGTGGACTGGCTGCTGACGGAGCCGCCCGCCCTGCAAACTCAGCGCCTTGAGCAAATCCGCGTGCTCCAGGTCACCCACTCCCCCGAGAGCGCCACCAATCGTTGGATGACGTGGTTTGCCCGCGAATGGGTCCTGGCCAGCCGTCCCGCCGAAGCGCTGGCCGTGCTGGCGGCCAATCTCGAATGGAAGCTTTACATTAACGGCCAGGCCGTGGGAGATACCCGTGCCCCCGAGACGCCCGCCGTCCTTGATTTGACGCCTCATTTGCGTGCCGGTTTGAACGTCCTTGCCGTGCGCGTGGGCCGCAAGCCGGAAAAACCGCCCTTCCCCACCACCCGCAGCCTGGCCGCCTCCCTGCGCGTGAAATCAGAAGGCCTCGTCTGGGAGCTGGACACGGCCCAACACTGGCGGTTTTACGCGGCGGGCACCAACGATTGGAATGCCCTGCCGCCAACGGCGGAGTGGGAGGCAGTCTCTCCCGAATCGGTGAAGCGCGAGGCCGACTGGTTGAATGAAAGGCAGTTTGCCGCAGCCATTCATTCCTTGGAGCGCTGGGGACGCTATCGCTCTGCCTGGGTGGCTGCGGATCCGCTGGCCGTGGCCTTGGACCGGCCGAATCGCGAACAAGTGTGCACGGCCCGCCCCAACCAGGCTACCACCCTGCAAGCGCTGGAGTTGGCCAATGGCAAGACGCTGGCCGCTTTGTTGCGGCAGGCCGCCGCCCGGCTGCACGAGCGTTATCCGCATCCCCCGGAAGCACTGGTTCAATCCGTCTATCGGCATGCCTTGGGACGCGCCCCTACGTCACGCGAACACGCCCTCATCCGCGCCTACCTCAAGGCGCATCCCGGCAAGGAAGGGATTGAGGACTTTCTCTGGAGCCTGGCCATGTTGCCCGAGTTTCAGATGATCTATTAG
- a CDS encoding ubiquinol-cytochrome c reductase iron-sulfur subunit, whose translation MDNNSLASRREFVRLFAIGALGMGWCGPLRHLFVVEALAQSQGGTGTFVCDLSVTPFTTLQNTNGSIRVRVTGTPTSFAEIVITRLANNVFHAVTSRCTHAGTTVNPFNGSFILCSAHGSRFGADGAVLQGPATTPLTSYTTQFQASPPPGLLRIQIPNLG comes from the coding sequence ATGGATAACAACAGTCTGGCCAGTCGTCGTGAGTTTGTCCGCCTCTTTGCCATTGGCGCCCTGGGCATGGGATGGTGCGGCCCGTTGCGGCATTTATTCGTGGTGGAAGCGCTAGCCCAAAGCCAGGGCGGCACGGGCACTTTTGTTTGTGACCTCTCGGTCACGCCTTTCACGACGCTGCAAAACACCAATGGCTCAATCCGGGTGCGGGTCACCGGCACGCCCACCAGCTTTGCGGAAATCGTAATCACCCGCCTGGCCAACAATGTGTTTCACGCGGTGACCAGCCGCTGCACCCATGCGGGAACAACCGTCAATCCTTTCAACGGCTCTTTTATCCTTTGTTCGGCGCATGGCTCTCGTTTTGGCGCGGATGGCGCGGTATTGCAAGGCCCTGCCACCACCCCGCTGACCTCGTACACCACTCAATTCCAGGCGTCACCACCGCCGGGGTTGTTGCGCATTCAAATCCCCAATTTGGGCTAG